One genomic region from Natrinema caseinilyticum encodes:
- a CDS encoding helix-turn-helix domain-containing protein has protein sequence MTAGQMFQAEIHLQQEKACVLNDFAEHFDTSFDVVIEELHDHLVTFTIRVDDPRREYLEFFRDSEQVEHVERLDEASYLITKTSCGAYSAVDRNHGVLRRQSRVLADRRVYTVLFFRREDLRAMIDDFNRIGTVTLGKLTEFTESKSMLTDRQLEVVTCALEEGYFEWPRRISSEELADELDISRTTALEHLRKAQSKLLTSALEENDHLNPHGPAER, from the coding sequence GTGACGGCCGGCCAGATGTTTCAAGCCGAAATTCACCTCCAGCAGGAGAAAGCGTGCGTGCTCAACGATTTTGCGGAGCACTTCGATACGTCGTTCGACGTCGTCATCGAGGAACTCCACGATCATCTCGTTACCTTCACTATCCGGGTCGACGACCCCCGACGCGAGTACCTCGAGTTCTTCAGGGATTCGGAACAGGTCGAGCACGTCGAACGACTCGACGAAGCCAGCTATCTCATTACGAAGACGTCGTGCGGGGCCTACTCCGCCGTCGACCGGAACCACGGCGTTCTCCGGCGGCAGAGCCGCGTGCTCGCCGACCGACGCGTCTACACGGTCCTGTTCTTCCGTCGGGAGGACCTGCGGGCCATGATCGACGATTTCAATCGGATCGGAACCGTCACTCTCGGAAAGCTCACCGAGTTCACGGAGTCGAAATCGATGCTCACGGACCGACAACTCGAGGTCGTCACGTGCGCCCTCGAGGAGGGATATTTCGAGTGGCCGCGACGGATCAGCAGCGAGGAACTCGCCGACGAGTTGGACATCAGCCGCACGACGGCGCTCGAGCACCTCCGCAAAGCGCAGTCGAAGCTCCTCACCAGCGCACTCGAGGAGAACGATCACCTGAACCCGCACGGCCCCGCCGAACGGTAG
- a CDS encoding CPBP family intramembrane glutamic endopeptidase: MSERGSARKPASFRRAASAVDARKVAAFVALAFGLSWSAAAVLYFAGVEYGTITSTVLVVVFFMWAPAAAAVAVQLWYGEPVRAGTGLVLGRLRWSVLAWLAPLALLAATVGVGVALPGVSITTDYGAFLAEQGFSEEQIEQSLDALEALPVPPLVLFVVQGLVAGVTINAVAALGEELGWRGLLLTELSPLGFWQLSGVTGVVWGLWHAPIILQGHNFPAAPIAGVVTMTVWTIAASPVFTYLTVRARSVLAATFFHGSFNAVGSFSLVYLTGAGNLLTAAVGVAGIGAAVLAVVACVVHDRYLAAEQITTGEPLSPWA, from the coding sequence ATGTCTGAGAGAGGTTCCGCTCGGAAGCCGGCGTCGTTCCGTCGAGCCGCGTCCGCAGTCGACGCACGAAAGGTCGCCGCGTTCGTCGCGCTCGCGTTCGGTCTCTCGTGGTCCGCAGCGGCCGTGTTGTATTTCGCCGGCGTCGAGTACGGCACGATTACGAGCACGGTGCTCGTGGTGGTCTTTTTCATGTGGGCGCCTGCGGCCGCCGCGGTCGCGGTCCAGCTGTGGTACGGGGAGCCGGTCCGTGCCGGCACTGGCCTGGTCTTGGGACGGCTCCGCTGGAGCGTGCTGGCGTGGCTCGCGCCGCTCGCACTCCTGGCCGCGACCGTCGGGGTCGGAGTGGCGCTCCCGGGCGTCTCGATCACCACGGATTACGGCGCGTTCCTCGCCGAGCAGGGTTTCTCCGAGGAACAGATCGAGCAGTCGCTCGATGCCCTCGAGGCGCTCCCGGTTCCGCCACTCGTCCTGTTCGTGGTACAGGGGCTCGTCGCGGGGGTGACGATCAACGCGGTCGCGGCCCTCGGGGAGGAACTCGGCTGGCGCGGGTTGCTGTTGACGGAGCTCTCGCCGTTGGGGTTCTGGCAGCTCTCCGGTGTCACTGGTGTCGTCTGGGGACTCTGGCACGCGCCGATCATCCTCCAGGGCCACAACTTCCCGGCGGCTCCGATAGCGGGCGTCGTGACGATGACCGTCTGGACCATCGCCGCGTCACCGGTGTTCACGTATCTGACCGTCCGGGCGCGGTCCGTCCTCGCCGCCACGTTCTTCCACGGGTCGTTCAACGCGGTCGGCTCGTTCTCGCTCGTCTACCTGACCGGCGCCGGCAACCTGCTGACCGCTGCCGTCGGGGTCGCCGGCATCGGCGCGGCGGTTCTGGCCGTCGTCGCGTGCGTCGTCCACGATCGGTACCTCGCCGCCGAGCAAATCACGACGGGCGAGCCGTTGTCTCCGTGGGCGTGA
- a CDS encoding CaiB/BaiF CoA transferase family protein: MTARERAGPLDGLRVIDMSGMISGAFATTMMGDFGADVVMIEHPRTGDPIREWPQKTEDGESLAWKSLGRNKRCITLDLGSERGREIALVLIEDADVVFENFRPGTMERWGLGPEDVRAVNEEAIMVRLSGYGQTGPKSQKPGFGTVAEGISGWAHANGFPDREPLLPPISLADLTAAQFAMQATMMAIFERDVGRGGSGEGQVIDVSLTEPLWRLFFGEVEAYDRMDHVRERTGNRHPNTAPRNIYETADGYMTMSASNQKIFERVAEAIDRPDLVDDPRFADNETRVENCEPLDAEIEAWTKQRTTAEAIETLEAHDAIVGPVYDMADIFDDEQFRARDSIVEVEDPDVGTIKTFAPIPKFSRTPGEVEFLGPQHGEHNEEVYQGELGMSADEYADLSDEGII; the protein is encoded by the coding sequence ATGACGGCACGAGAACGAGCGGGTCCCCTCGACGGTCTCCGGGTTATCGACATGTCCGGGATGATAAGCGGGGCGTTCGCGACGACGATGATGGGCGACTTCGGCGCTGACGTCGTGATGATCGAACATCCGCGGACCGGCGATCCGATCCGGGAGTGGCCACAGAAGACCGAAGACGGGGAATCGTTGGCCTGGAAATCGCTCGGGCGAAACAAGCGGTGTATCACGCTCGATCTCGGCTCGGAACGCGGTCGCGAGATCGCCCTCGTGCTGATCGAGGACGCCGACGTCGTCTTCGAGAACTTCCGTCCCGGCACGATGGAGCGGTGGGGCCTCGGCCCCGAGGACGTCCGCGCGGTCAACGAGGAAGCGATCATGGTTCGGCTATCGGGGTACGGACAGACCGGGCCGAAATCGCAGAAACCGGGCTTCGGGACGGTGGCAGAGGGTATCTCCGGCTGGGCGCACGCGAACGGCTTCCCCGACCGCGAGCCGCTGTTGCCCCCGATCAGTCTCGCGGATCTGACCGCGGCTCAGTTCGCGATGCAGGCCACCATGATGGCGATCTTCGAGCGCGACGTCGGCCGCGGCGGGAGCGGCGAGGGGCAGGTGATCGACGTGTCCCTCACCGAACCACTCTGGCGGCTGTTCTTCGGCGAGGTCGAAGCCTACGACCGAATGGACCACGTTCGCGAACGGACCGGCAACCGTCACCCGAACACCGCGCCGCGAAACATCTACGAGACCGCCGACGGCTACATGACGATGTCCGCATCGAACCAGAAGATCTTCGAACGCGTCGCCGAGGCGATCGACAGACCCGACCTGGTCGACGACCCGCGGTTCGCGGACAACGAAACCCGCGTCGAGAACTGCGAGCCGCTCGACGCCGAGATCGAAGCGTGGACGAAACAGCGCACCACCGCGGAGGCCATCGAGACCCTCGAGGCCCACGACGCGATCGTTGGCCCCGTCTACGACATGGCGGACATCTTCGACGACGAGCAGTTTCGGGCGCGCGATAGCATCGTCGAGGTCGAGGACCCGGACGTCGGGACGATCAAGACGTTCGCCCCGATCCCGAAGTTCTCGCGAACGCCGGGGGAAGTGGAGTTCCTCGGCCCGCAACACGGCGAGCACAACGAGGAAGTCTACCAGGGCGAACTCGGGATGTCGGCCGACGAGTACGCGGACCTGTCCGACGAGGGGATCATCTAG
- the thpR gene encoding RNA 2',3'-cyclic phosphodiesterase → MRLFVSVDLPDDLAGPVADLQDEFADASGLNFTDPEQAHITMKFLGDVDSDRLPAIERELEAAVDDADVEPFTVRYGGLGVFPTLEYISVVWLGVEVGGDELTRLHEAIEDRTTAMGFDPEGHDFTPHVTLARMDHAGGKQLVQDVVRTRDPTIGETTVEQVRLTESTLTPDGSVYSTVESFPFE, encoded by the coding sequence ATGCGATTGTTCGTCAGCGTCGACCTTCCCGATGACCTCGCGGGACCGGTCGCCGACCTGCAAGACGAATTCGCCGACGCGAGCGGCCTGAACTTCACCGATCCCGAGCAAGCACACATCACGATGAAATTCCTCGGTGACGTCGATTCGGACCGTCTCCCCGCCATCGAGCGGGAACTCGAGGCTGCGGTCGACGACGCCGATGTCGAGCCGTTTACCGTCCGCTACGGCGGGTTGGGTGTGTTTCCGACCCTCGAGTACATCAGCGTCGTCTGGCTGGGTGTCGAGGTCGGCGGCGACGAACTCACCCGGCTCCACGAGGCCATCGAGGACCGGACGACGGCGATGGGGTTCGACCCGGAAGGGCACGATTTCACGCCCCACGTGACGCTCGCACGGATGGATCACGCGGGCGGCAAACAACTCGTTCAGGACGTCGTTCGCACTCGCGATCCGACGATCGGTGAGACGACCGTCGAGCAGGTACGGCTCACGGAAAGCACCCTGACGCCCGACGGGTCGGTCTACTCGACGGTCGAATCGTTCCCGTTCGAGTGA
- a CDS encoding hydantoinase B/oxoprolinase family protein, translating to MSQQTADATPDFVGDHDIDATTLDIIESTLSNTRHEMDRVVETTAISPVIREQSDQFPLIADPQGRMVMGQFGSAIDTIIENAPFGWDDLNDGDVVATNDPYMCAGAVSHTPDMLLLRPIFYDDELVGFGSQWGNLMDVGGKTPGSMPVQATTIFEEGMRLPPVKLYKEGAFDGELLETFAHNTRLPEHAEADIKALAAGTAVAESRVQELCDRFGRDTYLEGCDAILDRTRDGMIDLIREFVPEGERYTFEDHVDDDGMGNGPIKLHLEIYREGDTVHLDWEGTDAQVPGTVNFLLNEKMFKMFTGVFLIMAFDPLLTFNDGYYDLFEVNLPDGSVVQPEFPAALGNRLPLMARQFDVLQATFSKLIDGFSVAGSYGTSPNLVYAGTDSEGNDFQMLEILYGGIPARPGGDGLDGHSWWPLFRTVPAEYQEAYYPLTIDEYSTRPDTGGAGEFRGGHGITKVYTFEEDGAITFQDDRAHTYPWGVDGGKHARTSEKKLVRTDGTEEELPSKVENVPVSAGDKLVFRTAGGGGLGDPLERAPELVAAEVRRGLVSTAAAREEYGVVIDDGTVDEAATDDRRAEIREERDDLAEFDYGPLPDEEDLAERIAAERREFDDRHN from the coding sequence ATGAGCCAGCAAACGGCGGACGCGACGCCCGACTTCGTGGGCGACCACGACATCGACGCGACGACCCTCGACATCATCGAAAGCACGCTCTCGAACACGCGCCACGAGATGGACCGCGTCGTGGAGACGACGGCGATCAGCCCGGTCATCCGGGAGCAGTCCGACCAGTTCCCCCTGATCGCCGACCCGCAGGGCCGGATGGTCATGGGACAGTTCGGCAGCGCAATCGATACGATCATCGAGAACGCCCCGTTCGGCTGGGACGATCTGAACGACGGCGACGTCGTCGCCACGAACGACCCCTACATGTGCGCCGGTGCGGTTTCGCACACGCCGGACATGCTGTTGCTTCGCCCGATCTTTTACGACGACGAACTCGTCGGCTTCGGCAGCCAGTGGGGCAACCTGATGGACGTCGGCGGGAAGACGCCCGGCAGCATGCCCGTCCAGGCCACCACCATCTTCGAGGAGGGAATGCGTCTTCCCCCGGTCAAGCTGTACAAGGAAGGCGCGTTCGACGGCGAACTCTTAGAGACGTTCGCGCACAACACGCGCCTGCCCGAGCACGCGGAAGCGGACATCAAGGCGCTCGCGGCCGGCACCGCCGTCGCCGAATCGCGCGTGCAGGAACTCTGCGACCGGTTCGGCAGGGACACCTACCTGGAAGGCTGCGACGCCATCCTCGATCGCACCCGCGACGGGATGATCGATCTCATCCGCGAGTTCGTGCCCGAAGGCGAGCGCTACACCTTCGAGGACCACGTCGACGACGACGGCATGGGCAACGGCCCGATCAAGCTCCACCTCGAGATCTACCGCGAGGGGGACACCGTCCACCTCGACTGGGAGGGGACCGACGCGCAGGTTCCCGGGACGGTGAACTTCCTGCTCAACGAGAAGATGTTCAAGATGTTCACCGGGGTCTTCCTCATCATGGCCTTCGACCCGCTGCTGACGTTCAACGACGGGTACTACGACCTCTTCGAGGTCAACCTGCCCGACGGGAGCGTCGTCCAGCCGGAGTTCCCGGCCGCGCTGGGCAACCGCCTGCCGCTGATGGCCCGCCAGTTCGACGTCCTGCAGGCGACCTTCTCGAAGCTCATCGACGGCTTCTCGGTCGCGGGAAGCTACGGGACCTCGCCGAACCTCGTGTACGCCGGCACCGACTCCGAGGGCAACGACTTCCAGATGCTCGAGATCCTCTACGGGGGCATCCCCGCCCGGCCCGGCGGCGACGGCCTCGACGGCCACTCCTGGTGGCCGCTGTTCCGGACCGTGCCCGCGGAGTATCAGGAGGCCTACTACCCGCTCACCATCGACGAGTACAGCACGCGTCCCGACACCGGCGGGGCCGGCGAGTTCCGCGGCGGCCACGGCATCACGAAGGTCTACACGTTCGAAGAAGACGGCGCGATCACGTTCCAGGACGACCGCGCCCACACCTACCCGTGGGGAGTCGACGGCGGGAAACACGCCCGAACCAGCGAGAAGAAGCTCGTCAGAACCGACGGGACCGAGGAGGAACTCCCCTCGAAGGTCGAGAACGTTCCCGTCTCCGCCGGCGACAAACTCGTCTTCCGGACCGCCGGCGGCGGCGGCCTGGGCGATCCGCTCGAGCGAGCTCCCGAACTGGTCGCCGCGGAGGTCCGGCGGGGACTCGTCTCCACCGCGGCCGCCCGCGAAGAGTACGGCGTCGTAATCGACGACGGAACCGTCGACGAAGCCGCGACCGACGACAGACGCGCGGAGATTCGGGAGGAGCGCGACGACCTCGCGGAGTTCGACTACGGCCCGTTGCCGGACGAGGAGGACCTCGCCGAACGGATCGCCGCGGAGCGCCGCGAGTTCGACGACCGGCACAACTGA
- a CDS encoding 50S ribosomal protein L39e produces the protein MGKKSKGKKKRLAKLENQNSRVPAWVMMKTDMDVQRNPKRRNWRRNDTDE, from the coding sequence ATGGGTAAGAAATCGAAGGGCAAGAAGAAGCGTCTTGCCAAACTCGAGAACCAGAACAGCCGCGTGCCCGCCTGGGTCATGATGAAGACTGACATGGACGTCCAGCGCAACCCGAAGCGACGCAACTGGCGGCGCAACGACACTGACGAATAA
- a CDS encoding ASCH domain-containing protein, producing the protein MTELDPGDLLPSDRMRTQALEGEISQIHRGHQYAEEGDTFAIDGTTFEVTDVRERTLGDLTDEDARAEGMEDLEAYERLLERAHEDFEWDDESEVVRHRFERRE; encoded by the coding sequence ATGACAGAACTCGATCCCGGCGACCTGTTGCCAAGCGATCGGATGCGAACGCAGGCACTCGAGGGCGAGATCTCGCAGATCCACCGCGGCCACCAGTACGCCGAGGAGGGAGACACGTTCGCGATCGACGGGACGACCTTCGAGGTGACCGACGTCCGCGAGCGCACGCTCGGCGATCTGACCGACGAAGACGCCCGGGCCGAAGGAATGGAAGACCTCGAGGCCTACGAACGGCTGCTCGAGCGGGCCCACGAGGACTTCGAGTGGGACGACGAGAGCGAGGTCGTTCGCCACCGGTTCGAACGACGAGAGTGA
- a CDS encoding hydantoinase/oxoprolinase family protein: MAHNLGVDVGGTFTDVIVFDEDTHELTIDKVLSTPANPSEGVIDGVGEAVEKADTTVGDLNLLFHGTTVVTNMLLEETGSRVGLLTSEGHEDVLHLARAWTPGPLYGWMDMEKPAPLADLVDTRSVGGRIASPDGTEQEPIDEAEVRDAVRELADSGVESLTVALLNSYLNPTHERQVRDVIREECPDLPVSISAEIVPEYGEYERTLTTVINDYARPQVIDYLDDLDDSLEDAGSTATMNVVRSDGGLMSSEAAKHRPVELALSGPSGGVVGAATIAEKKGVPDVLTLDMGGTSTDVSLVEDGSPETTRQTKVGYREFKSRAVDVNTVGAGGGSIARVQLSGSLQVGPESAGADPGPACYGQGGEEPTVTDANVALGRIPSNVRLGGKMDLDRDAAREAVQTVADERDSTVEEAAQAILDIVNENMYGALRVVSVERGYDPRDFGLVAFGGAGPMHANALADVMDAYPLIVPPGPGVMSAFGFLTSDVQNEFSETYLKTDLDVDGEEVYDAYRELKDEAADWLASEGVADEDHAFEYYADCRYYRQDVQMSIPIDATNLRTDDGIAEIKDDFEARHDQRFGFSLEAPLEIANLRVIGKGTLQGVTLEESELGDEDASEARVGTQDVFFDDEYRETAIYDRERLRPGNVIDGPAIVTDDDSTVVVQPDHAATVDRYANLEINRSDSK, from the coding sequence ATGGCACATAATCTAGGAGTGGACGTGGGTGGAACGTTCACTGACGTCATCGTCTTCGACGAGGACACCCACGAACTCACGATCGACAAGGTGCTATCCACGCCGGCGAATCCGTCGGAGGGCGTGATCGACGGGGTCGGGGAGGCCGTGGAGAAAGCCGACACGACCGTCGGCGACCTGAACCTGTTGTTTCACGGCACGACCGTCGTCACCAATATGTTGCTCGAGGAGACCGGGTCTCGAGTGGGGCTCCTCACGAGCGAGGGACACGAGGACGTCCTCCACCTGGCACGGGCGTGGACGCCGGGACCGCTCTACGGGTGGATGGACATGGAAAAACCGGCGCCGCTGGCCGACCTCGTCGACACGCGAAGCGTCGGCGGGCGGATCGCCTCGCCCGACGGGACCGAACAGGAGCCGATCGACGAGGCGGAGGTTCGAGACGCGGTTCGGGAACTCGCCGATTCGGGGGTCGAGTCGCTGACCGTCGCCCTGTTGAACTCGTATCTGAACCCGACTCACGAGCGCCAGGTACGCGACGTCATTCGGGAGGAGTGTCCCGACCTTCCGGTGTCGATTTCCGCCGAGATCGTCCCGGAATACGGCGAATACGAGCGGACGCTGACGACGGTCATCAACGATTACGCGCGGCCGCAGGTCATCGACTACCTCGACGACCTCGACGACTCGCTCGAGGACGCCGGTTCGACGGCGACGATGAACGTCGTCCGCTCCGACGGCGGGCTGATGAGCTCCGAGGCCGCGAAGCATCGACCGGTCGAACTCGCCCTGTCGGGGCCGTCGGGCGGCGTCGTCGGGGCCGCGACCATCGCCGAGAAGAAGGGCGTCCCGGACGTGCTCACGCTGGACATGGGCGGCACGTCGACCGACGTCTCGCTGGTCGAGGACGGCAGCCCCGAAACGACTCGCCAGACGAAAGTCGGGTATCGGGAGTTCAAGTCTCGAGCCGTCGACGTCAACACGGTCGGCGCGGGAGGCGGATCGATCGCCCGCGTCCAGCTCTCCGGGTCCCTCCAGGTCGGGCCCGAGAGCGCCGGCGCCGATCCGGGGCCGGCCTGCTACGGACAGGGCGGCGAGGAACCCACCGTGACCGACGCGAACGTCGCCCTCGGGAGAATTCCGTCGAACGTCCGGCTCGGCGGAAAGATGGACCTCGATCGCGACGCGGCCCGCGAGGCAGTACAGACGGTCGCCGACGAACGCGACAGCACGGTCGAGGAAGCCGCGCAGGCGATCCTCGACATCGTCAACGAGAACATGTACGGTGCGCTCCGCGTCGTCTCCGTCGAACGCGGCTACGATCCGCGCGACTTCGGGCTCGTCGCCTTCGGCGGCGCCGGCCCGATGCACGCCAACGCGCTGGCCGACGTGATGGACGCCTACCCCCTGATCGTCCCGCCGGGACCGGGCGTCATGAGCGCGTTCGGCTTCCTGACCAGCGACGTCCAGAACGAGTTCTCCGAAACCTACCTGAAGACGGACCTGGACGTCGACGGCGAGGAAGTGTACGACGCCTACCGGGAGCTGAAAGACGAAGCGGCGGACTGGCTCGCGTCCGAAGGCGTCGCCGACGAGGACCACGCCTTCGAGTACTACGCGGACTGTCGGTACTACCGCCAGGACGTCCAGATGTCCATCCCGATCGACGCGACGAACCTCCGGACCGACGACGGCATCGCTGAGATCAAAGATGACTTCGAGGCCCGCCACGACCAGCGCTTCGGCTTCTCGCTCGAGGCGCCCCTCGAGATCGCGAACCTCCGCGTCATCGGCAAGGGAACGTTACAGGGGGTCACGCTCGAAGAGAGCGAACTCGGCGACGAGGACGCGAGCGAGGCCCGCGTCGGGACGCAGGACGTCTTCTTCGACGACGAGTACCGCGAGACGGCGATCTACGACCGCGAGCGGTTACGACCCGGAAACGTGATCGACGGGCCGGCGATCGTCACCGACGACGACTCGACCGTCGTCGTCCAGCCCGACCACGCGGCGACGGTTGATCGGTACGCGAACCTCGAGATCAACCGGAGTGATTCCAAATGA
- a CDS encoding isochorismatase family protein — protein MDWIDATEDRYAEREFGETVGMGERPALIVIDLINAFTDPDSNLGADVSDVLEQTDRLLEAFRESDLPRYFTTVAFEESYGDAGRFVEKVPALKELRLGTERVEVDDRIAPLEGERVVLKKYASAFFGTDLQSELTTNRVDTLVIAGVTTSGCVRATAVDSLQHGYRTIVPADAVGDRAQGPHRANLLDIDAKYGDVVTTETVLEQLDGPVGE, from the coding sequence ATGGACTGGATCGACGCCACCGAAGACCGCTACGCCGAACGGGAGTTCGGCGAGACAGTCGGCATGGGAGAGCGACCGGCGCTGATCGTCATCGACCTCATCAACGCCTTCACCGACCCGGACTCGAACCTCGGGGCGGACGTCTCCGACGTCCTCGAGCAAACCGACCGCCTGCTCGAGGCGTTTCGAGAGTCCGATCTCCCGCGATACTTCACGACCGTCGCGTTCGAGGAATCGTACGGCGACGCGGGGCGGTTCGTCGAAAAAGTGCCCGCGTTGAAGGAGTTGCGACTCGGCACCGAACGCGTCGAGGTGGACGACCGAATCGCACCGCTCGAGGGCGAACGCGTCGTCCTCAAGAAGTACGCGAGCGCCTTCTTCGGCACCGACTTGCAATCGGAGCTGACGACGAACCGCGTCGATACGCTCGTCATCGCCGGCGTGACGACGAGCGGCTGCGTGCGCGCGACGGCGGTCGATAGCCTCCAACACGGCTACCGCACGATCGTGCCCGCCGACGCCGTCGGCGACAGAGCGCAGGGGCCGCACCGGGCGAACCTCCTCGACATCGACGCGAAGTACGGCGACGTCGTGACGACCGAGACCGTCCTCGAGCAACTCGACGGGCCCGTCGGGGAGTGA
- a CDS encoding 50S ribosomal protein L31e: MSASDFEERVVTVPLRDVKKGANHEAADYAMRLVREHLAKHFAVDEAAIRLDPSINETVWSNGRSNPPRKLRVRAARFDEEGEAVVEAEVAD; encoded by the coding sequence ATGAGTGCCAGTGATTTCGAGGAACGCGTCGTGACCGTTCCCCTGCGTGACGTCAAGAAAGGAGCGAACCACGAGGCCGCGGATTACGCGATGCGACTCGTCCGCGAACACCTCGCGAAACACTTCGCCGTCGACGAAGCGGCCATCCGACTGGATCCCTCGATCAACGAAACCGTCTGGTCCAACGGGCGCTCGAACCCGCCGCGGAAACTACGCGTCCGTGCGGCCCGCTTCGACGAGGAGGGTGAAGCCGTCGTCGAGGCCGAGGTCGCCGACTAA
- a CDS encoding LeuA family protein translates to MHLNDVTLREGDQMPGRAYTAEQKIECVRALDDLGVPFVQPAFPATGEKDRTVVAELSGTTDAEIVALARALERDIDAAVDSGADVVETFVSVSDRHLEYLLEMSREEMLAMLTDAVDYIADRGATPHVTLADAFRTDHEKLVDVFDAIPNVPFVTLADSVGARTPQTVASTLDRLAEDVDFSRVGVHFHDDMGCGTANALAAYHAGVAKADVSVASLGERAGNSSLEEVVVACAVDLGDDLGIRTDELIPVCRSVLETLGEEYGDRKAVLGGEISEHESGIHTAAMLGDPATLEPFDPAAFGGERRLVFGAPTGTDGARKLLDRAGIEATDETISAFKSTLAERGPLDLDEALALARSEFGD, encoded by the coding sequence ATGCACTTGAACGACGTGACGCTCCGGGAAGGCGATCAGATGCCGGGGCGAGCGTACACCGCCGAGCAGAAGATCGAGTGCGTCCGCGCGCTCGACGACCTCGGCGTTCCGTTCGTCCAGCCGGCCTTCCCGGCGACCGGGGAGAAGGACCGAACCGTCGTCGCGGAACTGAGCGGCACGACCGACGCCGAAATCGTGGCGCTCGCGCGAGCGCTCGAGCGGGACATCGACGCGGCGGTCGATTCGGGCGCCGACGTCGTCGAAACGTTCGTCTCGGTCTCGGATCGCCACCTCGAGTACCTCCTCGAGATGTCCCGGGAGGAGATGCTGGCGATGCTGACCGATGCGGTCGATTACATCGCCGATCGTGGTGCGACGCCCCACGTCACGCTCGCGGACGCGTTCAGGACGGACCACGAGAAACTCGTCGACGTCTTCGATGCGATTCCGAACGTGCCGTTCGTCACCCTCGCGGACTCCGTCGGCGCGCGAACGCCGCAGACAGTCGCGTCGACGCTCGATCGGCTCGCCGAGGACGTCGACTTTTCGCGCGTCGGCGTCCACTTCCACGACGACATGGGTTGTGGGACGGCGAACGCGTTGGCGGCGTACCACGCAGGCGTCGCGAAAGCGGACGTCAGCGTCGCCTCGCTGGGCGAACGAGCGGGAAACAGCTCGCTCGAGGAGGTCGTCGTCGCCTGCGCCGTCGACCTCGGCGACGACCTCGGTATCCGCACGGACGAACTGATTCCGGTCTGCCGGTCCGTCCTCGAGACGCTCGGCGAGGAGTACGGCGACCGAAAGGCGGTCCTCGGCGGGGAGATATCCGAACACGAGTCGGGCATTCACACCGCGGCGATGCTCGGCGATCCCGCCACGCTCGAGCCGTTCGATCCCGCGGCGTTCGGCGGCGAGCGTCGACTCGTGTTCGGCGCGCCGACGGGGACCGACGGCGCACGGAAGCTCCTCGACCGGGCGGGAATCGAGGCCACCGACGAAACGATTTCCGCGTTCAAATCGACGCTCGCGGAACGCGGGCCCCTCGACCTGGACGAGGCGCTGGCGCTCGCGAGGAGCGAGTTCGGGGACTGA
- a CDS encoding translation initiation factor IF-6, which yields MQRLAFAGSSYVGVFARATDSYVLVRPDVDEEVIADLTDELEVPAIPTTVGGSSTVGALSTGNENGLLVSSRALEYERETLEAEVDVPVTELPGSINAAGNVVLANDYGAYVHPDLPREAIEIVEETLAVPVQRGDLAGVRTVGTAAVANNTGVLCHPKATDEELDALEEVLDVRADVGTINYGAPLVGSGLVANEAGYVVGEETTGPELGRIEDALGYLD from the coding sequence TTGCAACGCCTCGCCTTCGCCGGATCGTCTTACGTCGGCGTCTTCGCCCGTGCGACGGACTCGTACGTACTCGTTCGCCCCGACGTCGACGAGGAAGTCATCGCCGACCTGACCGACGAACTCGAGGTGCCCGCCATCCCGACGACCGTCGGCGGTTCCTCGACGGTCGGCGCCCTCTCGACGGGTAACGAAAACGGCCTGCTCGTCAGTTCGCGCGCCCTCGAGTACGAACGTGAGACGCTCGAGGCCGAGGTCGACGTCCCCGTTACCGAACTGCCGGGTAGCATCAACGCCGCCGGTAACGTCGTTCTCGCGAACGATTACGGGGCCTACGTCCATCCGGATCTGCCGCGCGAGGCGATCGAGATCGTCGAAGAGACGCTCGCGGTACCCGTTCAACGCGGCGACCTGGCCGGCGTCAGAACCGTGGGAACGGCCGCGGTGGCGAACAACACGGGCGTTCTCTGCCATCCGAAGGCGACCGACGAGGAACTCGACGCCCTCGAGGAAGTTCTGGACGTCCGCGCGGACGTGGGCACGATCAACTACGGCGCGCCGCTGGTCGGGTCCGGACTCGTCGCGAACGAGGCGGGCTACGTCGTCGGCGAAGAGACGACCGGCCCCGAACTGGGGCGGATCGAGGACGCGCTCGGTTACCTGGACTGA